The following proteins come from a genomic window of Trifolium pratense cultivar HEN17-A07 linkage group LG4, ARS_RC_1.1, whole genome shotgun sequence:
- the LOC123921946 gene encoding transcription factor MYB1-like has protein sequence MIAIEKSHIFIFMCGQLRKTYRNQVHMEKSKTRSGVRKGAWTYEEDKLLKSCIRKYGERKWHLVPQRAGLNRCRKSCRLRWLNYLNPTINKESFSEDEVDMMLRLHKLLGNRWSLIAGRLPGRTSNYVKNYWHTHLRKKVISKKLEENKEKEKLKETVKPHEIIKPKPRTFSANSPWLNRKYINFVTPIVAVSTKDGTVAKDSDIENTMIPINGDVDSAAQPYTGNSTTMWWENLLNVSNDKIGLCSLLQEEDSKYVNFLSEVPNVNDCNWESKIYEFESILDILN, from the exons ATGATAGCAATAGAGAAATCtcatatctttatttttatgtgtgGACAATTAAGGAAAACATATAGAAACCAAGTGCATATGGAGAAGAGTAAGACAAGATCAGGTGTGAGGAAAGGTGCATGGACATATGAAGAAGACAAGTTACTCAAATCTTGCATTAGAAAGTATGGTGAAAGAAAATGGCATTTAGTTCCTCAAAGAGcag GATTGAATAGGTGTCGAAAAAGTTGTAGGTTAAGATGGCTAAATTATTTAAACCCTACTATCAACAAAGAAAGTTTTTCTGAAGACGAAGTTGATATGATGTTAAGGTTACACAAACTCTTAGGAAACAG aTGGTCATTGATTGCTGGAAGGCTTCCGGGTAGAACATCAAATTATGTAAAGAATTATTGGCATACACACTTGCGCAAGAAGGtgatttcaaaaaaattagaagaaaacaaagaaaaagaaaaacttaagGAAACCGTCAAACCTCATGAAATTATTAAACCTAAACCTCGAACTTTCTCAGCAAATTCACCGTGGTTAAATAGGAAGTACATTAATTTTGTAACACCAATAGTGGCAGTTTCGACAAAAGATGGAACTGTTGCAAAAGATAGTGACATAGAGAATACTATGATACCAATTAATGGTGATGTAGATTCTGCTGCACAACCATATACTGGAAATTCGACAACCATGTGGTGGGAAAATTTGTTAAATGTGAGCAATGACAAAATTGGCCTATGCTCTTTATTACAAGAGGAGGACTCCAAATATGTTAACTTTCTTAGTGAAGTCCCCAATGTCAATGATTGCAATTGGGAATCCAAAATCTATGAATTTGAATctattttagatattttaaatTAG
- the LOC123922615 gene encoding uncharacterized protein LOC123922615 has translation MFSVKSAYCLMQNLYEPISIDSDLLEALLTMWKNDIPSKVGVFGRRLLLDKLPTRAALASKGILSNPLDLPCVFCFQAVETSHHLFFSCGKAIELWKQVFTWMGVEASFQVGGRHHFTLFGSLVKSKKGWKVKHLIWLATTWCLWRLRNNIVFRCDFADFSGLLDQIKFVSWLWFSGRAERKSGYLYHNWYVNPLCCLQSI, from the coding sequence ATGTTTAGCGTTAAGTCTGCGTATTGTTTAATGCAAAATCTTTATGAGCCAATTTCTATTGATTCTGATTTGCTGGAAGCCTTACTCACTATGTGGAAGAATGACATTCCATCAAAAGTGGGAGTTTTTGGCAGGCGTTTATTACTAGACAAGTTGCCTACTCGGGCAGCTCTCGCTTCCAAAGGTATTTTATCTAATCCTCTTGATTTACCTTGTGTTTTCTGCTTTCAAGCGGTCGAGACTAGTCATCATCTTTTCTTTAGTTGCGGCAAGGCTATTGAGTTATGGAAGCAAGTTTTTACATGGATGGGTGTTGAAGCATCCTTTCAGGTTGGAGGTAGGCATCACTTTACGTTATTTGGGTCTCTTGTCAAATCCAAGAAAGGTTGGAAAGTGAAACATTTAATTTGGTTGGCGACAACTTGGTGTTTATGGCGTTTGAGAAATAACATTGTATTTAGATGTGACTTTGCTGATTTTTCTGGTTTGCTTGATCAAATTAAATTTGTCTCTTGGCTTTGGTTTAGTGGTAGAGCAGAGCGCAAATCAGGTTATTTGTATCACAATTGGTATGTGAATCCTCTTTGCTGTTTACAAAGCATTTGA